The Candidatus Scalindua japonica genomic sequence CCCCATTTTCCCTATTCATAATTTTAACTTATAGGAAAAATTTCAATACCGTAAACTATACACTCCTGTTTTATTCGAAGTGCGCAAGAACCCACGTCTTCTCTTCATACTCCTGCCAGTAGCCCGAAGATACGGGTCGCTCCTGGTAATGACCTTCAATTCTTCGATTCCCTTCATATCTCTCGGCAATCCAGACTCTCTCTTTTTTTGAAGTATCAACCCATTTTCTTTTCTTTGTATATTCATAATGACCTTCAATGTAATTTTTCCCGCGTCCGGAGCTGGATTGTCTTTCCCTGTAAAGCTGTCTCTGTAACTGTGCATTTTGCGCCTCTTCTCTTTTTTGTCCGCATAATCTCCGGTAAGTGCACCTCCCAATGCACCTACTCCCGCACCAATCATAGCACCCGTACTTGCGCTACTGCTAAAGCTCCAAAACCTGTTCCCAGGGCTGCACCGGTTGCCGTCCCAATTGCCGTACCTTTTTGTGTAGTAGTCAAACAACCACTGGAAACAATCGCAATTGCCATGACACATATTATTGTACTGATTAATTTTATCTTCATTTTTCTCTCCTCCCTTATTAAGATTTATAATAGAGATTCTTTAGTATTTACTAATTTAGACGACAAAATTATCATAAAGTTTCAATATACATCCGTATTTAACTTCTTATCATATTATTACCAGTGACAAACCAACCATAACTGTTCTATAAAAAAACACTTATGCCTTGACAAAAAATTTTGTCTAAATAAATAAATTTGTTTAAAATTTCATGGAACTTTCTCTCAATATTCATGTCTAATTAGTAGAAGGATGCAATGGAAAATAACATAACCGAAAACACAATCATTAATGCTTCAAAAGGTGATGCAGACGCTTTTGAGAGCATATACAATGAGTACTCAGAATTTGTATATAATGTTGCATTAAGAGTGGTAAACAGTGTAGACGAAGCACAGGAAGTTACTCAGGAAGTATTTCTCACGGTTTACCGGAAACTAAAAAGCTACAAGTTCAAATCATCCCTTAAAACATGGATTTACAGGATAACCGTTAATATGGCTATTGACTATGCCAGAAAAAAGTCTAAAGAACGGGACCATTCAGAACTGTATACAGAGAATAAAAAACAGCAGAAGACTATTGGTACTATTAGTGAGGAAATTGAGAGAGAACAGCAGGAGAAAACAATCTCAACTTTACTGGAATCTCTTAATCCTGATCAAAGAACCTGTATTGTATTAAGAAGTATCGAAGGCTTAAGT encodes the following:
- a CDS encoding RNA polymerase sigma factor, with the translated sequence MENNITENTIINASKGDADAFESIYNEYSEFVYNVALRVVNSVDEAQEVTQEVFLTVYRKLKSYKFKSSLKTWIYRITVNMAIDYARKKSKERDHSELYTENKKQQKTIGTISEEIEREQQEKTISTLLESLNPDQRTCIVLRSIEGLSYQEIADALNININTVRTRIKRAREKLIDLRKEMVINEV